The Paenibacillus macerans genome includes a window with the following:
- a CDS encoding sigma-54-dependent Fis family transcriptional regulator → MKVLAIAPYEGLKEMILSLAEGQDMELRVETGDLQQGLKYAEEAASSGTDIIISRGGTAKLIQSRVAIPVVEIEVSGYDMLRVLTLAKGYPGKVAIVGFAQVVAGAAAVCEVLDMKISSYTVQDESGVGQVLQELREQGYQIIVGDVITVKEAEKLGLIGFLLTSGKESVLRSFQQARKWHALFEACKREYGMAYQVLQAEQAGVAVYDREQRQVFGNPYFNRQMAPFMDSEKIGRIVREILTEGTFHTMLEQAEQIWRVSGYPLPGPDGPLAVLRIAGGKSRDELRLRGASLVPAEAGFRAAQVAGNIVSHNSEMRHALDKARSYRDQQLSVWISGEKGTGKELLAQFIHFGGERGLRPFLKIECGLASQDLWDMLLNEERNEELFGSLARGTVFLRDIDALGEAEQKRLADYLDKQTPAFQWIVSSREDILERTESGGFSAELYYRLAEVTLPLPSLRERKEDIEGLSLLYINEYNAKYGKQVVGLRDEAREELERFEWRGNIHQLRQVIEEAVLLAKGLYIEQGEISEVLSTRRMRTEYGKPDFDLSGTLEEIEQRIIQQVLLEEGMNQVKTAERLGISRTTLWRKIK, encoded by the coding sequence GTGAAGGTACTGGCGATTGCGCCGTATGAAGGATTGAAGGAAATGATTCTCAGCTTGGCGGAAGGCCAGGATATGGAGCTGAGGGTGGAAACCGGGGATTTGCAGCAGGGGTTGAAATATGCCGAGGAAGCGGCGAGCAGCGGGACGGATATCATTATCAGCCGCGGCGGCACGGCCAAGCTGATCCAGTCCAGGGTCGCCATTCCTGTCGTTGAGATTGAAGTGTCCGGCTACGATATGCTGAGGGTGCTGACGCTGGCCAAAGGATATCCCGGCAAGGTGGCGATCGTTGGCTTCGCCCAGGTGGTCGCCGGCGCGGCGGCGGTGTGCGAGGTGCTGGATATGAAAATTTCCTCCTACACGGTTCAGGATGAATCCGGGGTTGGCCAGGTGCTGCAGGAGCTGCGGGAGCAGGGGTATCAGATTATCGTCGGGGACGTCATTACCGTTAAGGAAGCGGAAAAGCTGGGTTTGATCGGTTTTCTGCTGACCTCGGGCAAAGAGAGCGTGCTGCGTTCCTTCCAGCAGGCGCGGAAGTGGCATGCGCTGTTTGAAGCGTGCAAACGGGAATACGGCATGGCCTACCAGGTGCTTCAGGCAGAGCAGGCGGGGGTGGCTGTTTATGACCGCGAGCAGCGGCAGGTGTTCGGCAATCCGTATTTCAACCGGCAGATGGCCCCTTTTATGGATTCAGAAAAAATAGGGCGTATCGTCCGCGAGATCCTAACGGAGGGTACGTTCCATACCATGCTGGAGCAGGCGGAGCAAATCTGGCGGGTCAGCGGTTACCCGCTGCCGGGTCCGGACGGGCCATTGGCCGTATTGCGGATCGCGGGCGGCAAAAGCCGGGATGAGCTTAGGCTGCGGGGGGCTTCCCTTGTACCGGCTGAGGCCGGCTTTCGCGCGGCCCAGGTGGCCGGCAACATCGTCAGCCATAACAGCGAGATGAGGCATGCGCTGGACAAAGCGCGGAGCTATCGCGATCAGCAGCTTTCCGTCTGGATTTCCGGGGAAAAAGGGACAGGCAAAGAGCTGCTGGCTCAGTTTATTCATTTTGGCGGCGAAAGAGGGCTGCGGCCGTTTCTGAAAATCGAATGCGGGCTGGCTTCACAGGATCTGTGGGACATGCTGCTGAATGAGGAGCGGAATGAGGAACTGTTCGGCAGTCTTGCGCGCGGCACTGTATTTTTGCGCGACATTGACGCCCTTGGTGAAGCTGAGCAGAAGAGATTGGCGGACTATCTGGACAAGCAAACGCCTGCTTTTCAATGGATTGTGTCCTCCAGGGAGGATATTCTGGAGCGGACCGAGAGCGGCGGATTCAGCGCGGAGCTGTATTACAGGCTGGCGGAAGTCACGCTGCCGCTGCCTTCGCTGAGGGAACGCAAGGAGGATATTGAAGGCCTCTCTCTGCTGTACATCAACGAATATAACGCCAAGTACGGCAAGCAGGTGGTCGGGCTCAGAGATGAAGCGAGAGAGGAGCTTGAACGGTTTGAATGGCGCGGCAATATTCATCAGCTGCGTCAGGTGATCGAAGAAGCCGTGCTGCTTGCCAAAGGCTTGTACATTGAGCAGGGGGAAATCAGCGAGGTGTTGTCCACCAGGCGGATGCGGACCGAATACGGGAAACCGGACTTTGATCTCAGCGGAACGCTGGAGGAAATTGAGCAGCGGATTATCCAGCAGGTGTTGCTGGAGGAAGGCATGAATCAGGTGAAAACCGCCGAACGCCTGGGCATCAGCCGGACCACGCTGTGGAGGAAAATAAAGTAA